A segment of the Juglans regia cultivar Chandler chromosome 15, Walnut 2.0, whole genome shotgun sequence genome:
gagattgTAATTGATTTAGTTGGCCTGAAGAATGGGAAGGATGTTCTAATTTGGACTCCTACGGATACAGGTATGTTCTCTACTAAATCTGCATGGAACTGTATTCGTGTTAGAGGTAATTCTATGGATTAGCATGCATGGATATGGCATAAGAATCTCCcgttaaaaatgtctatccatttttggaggtcatggtttatggccttgagtgtggatgatagattacGTCTCATTGGTATCCCGCTTGTTTCTTAATGTGATTGTTGCAATCGTGGTCAtatagaagatattaatcatgtgctttTTAAGGGTGAATTCCCACacagagtgtggtctttttttagTTCTCTTATTGGCATacctcttggtagaacttggaaacaaaatgttgagatttggtttaggcGTGCTAActcttcctcacaggtgggctttattgttggcatcatTCCCATTATTGTTACTTGGCGTCtttggaggaggagatgtcTTGCTAGAATGGAAGGTATCTTGGAATCTCATAAtactgttgttcattctatttgtgggtGGTTATGGTCTCTTTCACAGGTGGCTAAGCAAAAGAATAAGTTATCTCGTCGTGATGGCTTGATACTGGAAGCCTTGCGGATTATTCTGGTGATTCCGAAAGCTCCATGTTGTAGAGTGGTGAGGTGGGAGAAACCGCCTTTGGGGTGGTTTAAACTGAATACAAATGGTAGTAGTATTGGTAATCCTGGTtcttgtggcattggtggggttattcgggatgatTCTAGTGGgatggttcaggcttatgcttctcatattggttttggttcgAATAATAAGGCAGAGCTTATAGCTCTCTTGCATGGGTTGAGAAAATGCAAATCTTTGAATatctcaaatgtgatagttgaaatggattctatggtagttatttcttggtggttCAGAGGGAGATGTGGAGtgtggtaccttgaggatttctgggaggaaattgttgatttagcttgcacggttcactgtcggtttcagcatgtctttcgtgaaggtaatagggttgcggattggttagctaagGTAGGGGCTTCAGGTTctgattgggatttttttagtagttataatttgcctcgggttcttagaggtcTGTGTCGTTTGGATActttgggttttccttcgtTAAGATGTTAGATTCGGGTTTTGGAATTTTGTGGTTAAATTGTTTTGTTTGGGTTTCTGctgggttttttttatagttttttggtttgtttggttGTGGGCCGGTTCTATGGTCTATTCTTGTtatcacggtattcctccgccataagtgagggtatttttaataaatattgggaATGATCACTATTGGACACATGACTTCctgctctttaaaaaaaaaattgtgtttaaatgattttcaaagttatttgatataaaaaaaaaattagattatttaattattacatattaaagtactcttaatctcaaataagttaaaaaatatatttaagaaaaagaatcaTTTTGTTGCTTTTTCTCAAACGTATTTTTCTGGATAATGCAGAATataattcaaaatctaaaaagattGTCAATGGATAAAAATATCCATACgattttaagataattataacttttaaactttcaaagatatgatcataatttttaaaaattcaaataatcttcATTCCTATCTCAGaaagtacttttttaatttgtttccaaacaaacgtAACGTATTTAAAAGtgctttaaacatatggttgtcaaataataaattttttaatagtaaaattattacttaagttataagttataatctataaatcccaaaattataagttatatttttttaccgCAATTCAAAACATACACATAGactatcaatttttaaaattactcaTTTATAGAATCAATTAAAAAACTACTCATAAACTacaagataaaaaagtaatatactTCCCACatataaatttaaacaaaataagaaattgacaatatattatgattttttaaatatttttacttataagtCGACcagaaaatataacatcaataaattttgttttagacCGTAGTTTCGAAGTTTTTTTAAGTAGGGAGACTGTGAGAAGAAGATAAGGCTTAGTTTGGAAGTTcaattaatctcaactcattattataatttttttaaatcttaatataaaatataataaataattcaattgttttaaattctataataataataaataataatattctaataatattttatcaactcaacttaactcaattcaacatctaaatacatcttaaatttcatatttcttctttttcgaataatgagatatatatatatatatagaattatttttataatttttatataagtatgttttaaattaaCGGTATTTTTatcaaaccattttatttttataaattattttataaaaatataattaaaaagagatgtaaaaataatttttcttatttgttatttataaaaagataaaagtgagGTGGCTAATAATGATTGGGTAGGTGGGGCAGCAATGCCCAGAAACTTCCTGGATCCGTTCGGAGGTGATCATTCCCTTGCAGCCCGGTTTCGGTGACCTCCTCGGCAAGAAAATTGAGAGTTATTTACGTGCAGCAGAAGAGAGAGGACCGACAAAATCTCAAAGAGAATCCTGAAAGAGAGAATGGATCGGGAGGAGGATCGTTTGAAACAAGAGTTGGAGGAATTGCAAAGACAGCTTGGGAAGAAGCTAAAGTTCGAGGAGGCGGTCTTCACCCTCAAGTCTCTACTCCGACACCGTTCCCCCTCTGCATCTCCCTCTCTCCGCCAATTGgtccgcctctctctctctctctctctctctctctctctctctcatttgctttttttttttttgtttttttgtttcctttcgtTGTCTATTATTCCATTTCGTTATCTTTTTTGTAAGAATTAAAACCGCTATGACCTGAATTATTACGTCGGTTAGGTTTCTAAGTTTGAGGTTTCAGATTTACTGTTCCATAGTtgataatttctctttttcttcaaacgATGATTGCTCTTCAGATgacaatatttttttggatcGGTAGAATGAAATATTACAGTAACATATAAAGAATTCGAGAACGAAACACCatattaatcaatatataatgaGTACATAACATGGTTGAATTTAATGCAACTGTGGAAATGTTTTTGTATGATGTTCATGCCATGGAAATTAACTGGGTgttgatggtggtggtggttgtggCAGTTTTACTCTCTGATATGCCGGGTTGCAACCGTTTTAAAGACGAGATACACCGCACCCGGTTTCTGGCTCGCGGGATTGGGGCTTTTTGAGGAGGCTGAATCCCTGCTCTCTGTTCCTTCTGAGAAGGAGAACTTGAAGGCGTGCATTGTGCAGGCTAGGGAGCACTTGCACCAATTAAGTAATCCTTCCGAGGCTTCAGAATCAGCACAAAACATGTCAAGTGGAGGTCCAAACAAAATGCCTCGATTGATAATATCAGTTCCTGCTCTATAATTCTCAAAATCCAAATTGTTGACCAGTTTTTGTTGATTTGCGTATGTGATGATTCAGGGTATCTTTTTGAGGGGCATCTCACAGTGGATCCTGAGCCACCACAGCCTCAGTGGCTGGTGGAATCAAATCTCTTGACTACGGCTGCTACACTCTTTGCCGCTGAGTCTTCTCAAGAAAACAACCCCACGACAGAAAATGCTGCTAGTCTGCTTCAAGAACTCATGAGCAGGCTAGGGGATGTTTTGCCATTGGTACTACCTTAATTCCCTATCCTTACTTTTAATACATTAGATTGTACCTAATTTTCTCCCTTGTATTTAAGTAACTGAGAAGATTGGTAGAAATGGAACCCATGTAAGTATATCCTATACCTTATATGCCTCTACATTATGGTTCCTTTTCTCTGCTCAGAAAAGttgtagaaaaacaaaaatataccaTAGGGTCTCCTAGAATAGAGATTTCAAGAGCATTGATACAAAAGACaagctctctctcctttctacTGGCTCTTTATGTTATTGTCttatatgaaaaattgattTGCTGTTGATATATTTTTCAGAATGATTCagctgaaaaattaaaaatttggtaaaattaaaatttgttattgGGTTttcatgacaaaaaaaataagataaatggtACTGGGTCGAATGAAAAATTGCCCCCACACTTCACTTCTTTTTAGAAAATGGTTATTCAATCAGGTTCCtgtctaaaaaaaattctactggAGGCTTTGATGGGTATGCCGCCAAGGTAATGATGGACACATGGAATTCCATGTgtccttaaaaaaattaaaaacaataaattaacgagatagaaaaaaaattaggtggCATGAAAAGCGGTTCCCACAACCTGGCCTCTCAATGAGGGATTCCCCTCCACCTTGCACCCATCAAATGGGTTGGAGGGGAGGGTTTGCCCCTTCGCTTCATGCCCCACGTACCCCTCCCACCCCAACTGCCATCCTATGGGTGGAGCATGGGCTCTCTCCCACTGCCACTCTCACCATGCAGGTGGAGTGTGGGCCCCTCCTCCTACGATTTATCTAGGTGGTGTGTGGGGGTAGAAGGGGTGTGCTGGGGAGTGGGGGAATGGGTTTTCCCTCCACCCTATGCggtgtttttttggttttattgtttCAAGCTTTTTGAACACATGCCATGCCGCACATCAATCATTATCTTACAGGCATGCCACATTATGGCCACCTAGGTTTTAGACGAAACCTGATAGGACTATTTTTTGTAAAGGTTGAAGTAAGGGAGCAATttgttcctttctttttcccaaGCCCAAGTGGtggtgtttatttatttatttatttttttaacatagttTTCAGTTTTCCATATGAACTTAAACATTCTCTCTGTGCATAAGATCCCAGAAAATGATGCCATGCCCCGAATAGCGCCACCTGCCAGTAAGGAAGTTGTTGCAAAGCTTCCAGTCATTACTGTTACAGAGGAAATCCTGGCCAAGCTCGGAAAAGAGGCAGAGTGCGCTATTTGCAAGGAGAACTTGGTTGTTAGCGACAAGATGCAAGAGTTGCCTTGCAAGCACACATTCCATCCTCCCTGTCTAAAGCCATGGCTGGTAATGTTACTTTACTTATTGCTAGggatttcataaaaatcttataGTTGTTTCTTCCTTGGCTTCTTGATCTGTTATAATCAGTTTGTTCACTGACTAATGATTGGGTTACTGaatgaatatttaattgaaTGAGATAGAATCTCCATTCAACTTGAATcctatttttactttttgcaggATGCTCATAATTCTTGTCCAATTTGTCGTCATGAGTTACAAACTGATGATCATTCCTATGAGAGTTGGAAGGAGCGGGAAAAGGAGGCTGAAGAAGAGAGGAAAGGCGCTGCAAATGCTGTTAGAGGTGGTGAATACATGTATGTCTAAATTGTTGTACTTGTAGATGTGGCTTTGTGGTGGTGCTATTGTCTCGCTTGTGTTGGTTAAATTTCAAACAGTCTAGACCACGCGTGGCTATAGATTTTGGAAATAAGTTCTCGTCACTGAAACGTTGAGCCGATTGAAACATATCCGGTGAAACACATCTTGGGCCTTTTTGCTTTCTAAAATCCCAGAGAAGGGCCCAATTAGGTTATATCAGCtggtataaataaaaataaataaataaataaaaccgtATCTACGTAAGTTTGGACCCGAATGATATCAACCGACAACCGTTTTCTAAAATCAATGGGggaagttttaaaataattagagaaaAACTCATTTATGTTATGATCcttcctcatttatttttacaaaaatttttatatcatttaattattataattttttcaaatcttaaaagaaaagtaatattaaaaaaatatattttaataatattttattcaacttttaattgttatttcaacttatttcatctcatcttatttgcgAAAACAAATAAGGCGGAGTTAAAAAggcttaaccaaattagtaACTAATAGTcctggatatttttttttatcaatggtTGAGTGTGAATTATGTCATCAGCTCGAGTCACGAAAGGGATGAACTATTGGTTGGATTAAAATGTCGtgatattttgtataaatttagtGTTAAGTTATTGAATGCTAATGGATTCGTGAAGTCGTCAAAAGGAAAAAGACTACTAGAGGGTCAATGTCGATAGAGTGAGTTGCTGGGGACGTAAGATTCAGAAATATGATGGAATATTATGATTCTAAGGGTTAAAACAAATTAGTATCTCTAGTCCTAGGTCCTTTGTTATCAATGGTTGAGCTTTCTACACACCCAGGTTCTGGTACTTTTGAGCTGCAGTTCATTTCCCATGTGAATAAGTTCGGGAGTATCTGTTGTTGGGAAACAAATTTCTTAGATCTTTTGTGGTATTTGCATGCCATTTTTAAGGAACAAAGGTATTTTGCTTCTCTTCATGGCTTCCATTAGTTTCGGCATCATCTCTTTCCTAATGTAGGGTTCAAACTGAGGAGTCTCTTTGTGCGGAGGTGTCTTTGCATGCATCCATGCGCATATGTTTAGTGCTTGTTCAACGGTAATAAAATAAGCAAAATCAAGGAAAGCTTGATTGTGATTAACCAATGAATCTAATACCTATGAATTTGGAACTTTTGGAGACGTTTTACGATGAAATGGTATTTGCAGTCATGGAGTAAGAAAGCATCGCatgatctttttaaaaaaatgagtaattatagaaaaaaaattaattttttaatagtagattttactatttttcaaaacgattgtccGACGCTTACGCACTCCACgactatatatagaattacttttttactacttgAATTGgacaatttttagatttttctttttgcttttgatAACTTGGTTGAATGTTTTATAAGTATTGTCATGACACAAACCACAGGATTAAGGTAATCAACTCCTTTAATCTCTTCATGGATACTTCTAAGGGTGGAAAATTAAGAGTGGTACTACCCACATGGGCGGGAACGGACGTAAACAAGGAGAAGGCCAgaaaaaacttggttgaaaccagaACCAATATCTTAATAGCATCAAATCAAGTATTTCAGCCAACGCACACACTTTTATTGTCTAACATCCTCGGGCTAGAGAAGTTGCGTGCTCAATACTCAATTTTAGAACTGAGAGAAGATGCaaaagtgaaataaataaaaaaattgtcaaaaatcTTGTTCTTCATACACCATGATTCTCCAATTATTAGGCCGCAAGAGGTACATacattatacatacatacatatatatacatatacatttatatatttatatataatatttgcaaCTTCTAGTTTAAAACCACAAGAGTATGATCCTACATGGGGCAAGTAGTCTACTTTTCTTTGTGTGCGTTTATGTAGTTATgcaacaaaatgcacaaaagaGAATGCAATTTTCAACatgatcttaaaaaattattaggtaGTCTCGAAGTACAGATGACGTGGTACGCCCAATGTGACACCCCTAGAacctgcttgggattggacggtgactaaAACATTtggacatgtaactcaaggctacataCTACCATACATGACATTTAATATACAATGCATCTAGCGTGTTTCTAGCAGTATACAATAATTGCAGCGGAATAGTTCGATTCTATGTAAAGTTTAGAGTAATAAAAGGATGGTACCATCGTTATATAATTAAGGATCTCCaaaatatttgttcaaaaatctcccaaatacaaaatatgaaggGTTTAAAACCATAACCCTTGAAATACCAAGTTCACAAAATTAAACAGCTTTCACATAGCCAATCTAAGGACCCTATTTGGCTTTGTCCTTGTTAATAATTTTTCGTAGCTCCTCAAATAGCTTGAACAATTCACAAACGAAGTGGTCGGCTACCTCTAGTCTTTCTTCTACAAGTTGGCTCCACTGAGCCCTCAGGGCTTTTTAGGGCCTCCTTAATCATCGGGGGAGCCTCCCTCTTGCGTTTTCCCATAGTCCTCTAAACCTATCACAACTTCTAAATTCCGAGAGGATAGTAGTGTGAACTACTatactgagatttcaagaaatcatagcaaattaacaaaaaacatACAATGAGATAATACAAGCATGAAAAGGTAGCCCATgagaatgcatgcatggacatgtacttgacctgaaaaattatttcatgattgtactcttttcttttctttcttcttcaaggAAACACTGGACTTGTAAGCATGTAACTAGATATCAATATAATAGAGTGCCATTTCTTATTAAACTCTAGTACACTTTTCAATTTAACAATGTTGGTGGACACCTCACAGCTCCCCTACGCACCGTGGActccctgctagttaccgcatcacatAACCGGCCCTCTTGATTGCGTGTGAGTACTTCAGAGTTCATATAACACGGCAGTAAACAGTTCGCCTTCAACGTTTTTAATGTAGTACACCCACTAGTGTTAGGCAGTACTTAGCTCTGGAATCTTTTAAGAATGACCCATTCGAAATTCGTTGACTGTTTTTCGTCAACCCAAGGGTTATCACTCTAATTTAAGCAATGTAGAGttgacagaggagttccactaggatattccccCATCCTAACATTTGGGGTATTGATAAAACATgtatttaacttttcaaaaacaatGCTCAACccaaaatgcatgtgacatgtgCTTAGAACAAAACTTGTTTTCTTTCATGTAAGACCTAAATATGCATGCCATGGACAATGAGACATTCAAGTTATGAAGTACATAGTCATTGATCACATGTCAAAAAGGGCACCGCCTTTacgacttgaaaatattagaacatacGTTAATCTTATCACAAAGCAAGGAATAAGAGCTCAAACAATCATACAACAACTCGGTTTATGGCATGTTATATCTAAagcaataaacaattttttaatctgGTAACAACAAACATGGCCAAGCATTACAAGCAATGATTTCCAATCATTAAAGACATTTATTCAATTGAAAGAATATACTTAGCCGATTACAAAGCATGTGACAAACAACCAattcataatccaatttaatcAATGACATGCAAAGTTCACTTGCTACATACAAACATTATCCCTaggtaagttaagagctaacttacaaatatccgaagaaatgaaatatcaaCGACAAACAAGCTGTAAATATATTGCACAAATCATTAGATCAATTGAAATAATGAAACCCTAATTTGAGAGTGAGTGTGTTGTGCTTAGGGTTCATCCCACTCGGTTCTACGCATTCTACCTCTCTTTGTATGACCTTTCATGGATTCAGACCTAAAGGGAAAACCCTAGGTTGAATGGTGTTTGTGCCTCTTCTTAGTGTTTCGATCCTTAGAACCCTAGTAGTAACTTGTGTGTGTGATGTAGGTGTGAGATACACTTCGTATGTGCCTATCTAATTTCATAGCCGAGAGCTTTTTAGAAGGAATACCTTTCTTTGAAACCCGAGTAATGGTCATGTGTCATCTATCCTTCAAGGTTATTTTACTTCAAATCTTGCTAGTTGTGGTTCGGTCTCCCTGAGAGGAAAGCCTTAAACTCTCACACTTGATGAGATCTAACATGGTTGAACGGACATTCCTCCATCTTCATGACTCAAGACTAAGGGATTTCACACAACTCTTACTCACCCAAGTCGAAACCCCTTAGACCAACAAAAGCCCTTGTGAGTGCGTGTgtgatcaaaagaaaagaagtggaGTAGAAGTGTGAAGGTTTCTCACTGTGCAAATGCTTCGAGCGTGgccttctttcttctcttctcacCTTTGTGGTTGGATGGTAGGGAATGGTATGGGAAtaggagttgtttggttggagagaaagtGAGTCTTTCCCTAGGGTGGTCAtgcacaagagagagagagagagaggggggggggaaGGGAGTGAAAGTGAGTGATATGAAAATGCAAGATGTCCAAAATGACTCTTGGGTATCCCCCTTTTGAGCGCCGACCCCATAAAGGCTTCCCTTATATACCTGCTCATTTTCCCACACAATCCCCTCCTCTCATCATTATTTTTGACATAGAGGAACCAAAAGTCTCTGTGCATGGGCATCATGTGGCACCATGCCTCTTGCTTGGCCAAAACCCCTCCtttctcttcttcatcattgcCTTACATTGGGAATTCCAAAAGCTCCTCTACATGTGGCGTGATCCTCATGTGGTCAAGGTTCATTAAACCTCCAAGGGCGTGTAGGTCTTTTGTGACCAAAACTATAATGTTTCTCTTCAATACTTGAGCCTTATTGTCCTTAGGTGTGTGCATGCTTGCCATTTGGCATTGGCGCGTATGTGTGTCTTGCCCTAGCCgaccctctctcttcctctcttgtCTTCATCTCCCACTAAGATTCTTCAGGATCCTCAAAAGTCATGTGCCATTTCCCAAAgtcatctcttcttcttcctcacgaTTGCACCCTTCAAGAGACTCTCATacctcatgcatgcatgacaaggGGAAAAGTGGTGGTTCGTCTTCTTGGTTAGGCGTGTGGATGCCTtggccaaaaccctaaagtctcTTTGAGACTTGTGCTCCAGATTTTAAAGCTTCCCTATGCGCCTCTTTCCATTCCTTATCATTGCATATCTTCTAGGAACTCCAATACCTAGTGCATGCGTGATAAATGGCAAGGGAGATGGGTTGGCATGTAGATTTCCTTGGCAAAATCCTAAGATCCTCCTAGAGACTTGAgttttcttgagttttttttttttttttttgttgcatgCGCCTCTTCCCAGTCCCTCATGATTGCATTCCTCTAGAAACTCCCACATTTCATGCATGAGATACACATGGCAGGCATGGTGACTAAAGCCCCTTGGTTGGGTGTGTAACCCCATTCTTCCACTTTCTTATCTAGGTTCAATGTATTCTAGAGGTAGGCTTGCATTTGTGCCATGTGGCATGTGAGTAGGTAAGATGGGCGTGTGCCCTATGTGTGCCGAACCCAAGTGGCAACTATGTGCTAACCAAGAATGCATCTTCCCTAGATTCCAATGATGAGATTTCTATGGAAAGCTAAAGGTTTTTCCCCTTTCCAAGTAGGCATCTCACatacccaaaaccctaattagggGTCTCCTAAACCCTTTGGCCCTTAGTGGCTGACTTTCACTAGCCCATGATGGGCCTTCTCTCAAACATGGACAAGACCCTTACTGCATCTCAAGGTTCTTTTCAAGCCAGAACTTGGACAATATCTAAGTGGGCTAAGACTCAGATAATAAAGTGGCAAGTAAGGACTTAGCAAAAGTTTGGGTTGTCTGTAACACCCTGCTCTTCAATAatgtcatttttgtttttaatttatggaaaattggtgtgctactaaacttgacttaaaaaaaatttcttactaACAAAGCGCCAGATACGAAAtatctcataaataaataaattcaatttttattaagcacttaaaatccaaaagagagtctgcggaagcacttattttaaatcaataaagtctcatgtgcttatgaaaataacttattaaactaaaatcataaaactaagcataacataaattttttaagccTCTGCCTCTCCTCCCTGGTCAAGTCTGGTCCTGCAGTCCCATCATCACAAAGATCATCACCTGggatagttaaaacataaaacatacaaaaattgAGTCGAaaactcaataagcaacacatcatacaataaacataataaacataaggtttcttgaaaaacatgtatactcataaatacatacgttATTAACATGAAATTATCTTTCACTTGTCATAGGCCGATACCCACTATTGACTCCTATGAGTTAGGGCTAGCGATTCTAAGTAAATTTCGATTCAGCCCGTGGTTGCGGGTTGTGGAAttcatacataaggaagacacaCTAGGTGCACTACTAATATGTACAAcctatgtaacaccccgcttaattaacCCTTGATTAAACCTTAAGTACTTCagattaggtttttaattagttaatcactttcattaaggttggtagtgggattagcattaatgttAGTACAtagtgttaatgagctaaggattagagaggcaagcacattagtaattttggtgaggctttttaggacccaagtgcattcatggacctagcccaagaaaaccttgaaccaagcccttaggaaaATCAAGGCTAGTTTTggcccaagtataggaaggcataaggcctttggtGTAGATTGAGTCATTGGCCCTTTTCAAGCCCATatggcccaaagccatgtttggactcatttcaCCATTCAAAGACTAAAGGCCTAATACActataccattggtttcctcaAGTCAAAATCAtactcaaagtacccaaattaagttttgaaaattggctaagaccattaaccatcatacttgaggttagtgcactttaagctatACTTTGAAGGTTAATCAtacttaatcttttcttaaactttttaattcaaattttcttgaattaatactcccttaaaccatgattagaccatgttaataccctagctaaaccattccacatgtcattaagaaaaatgacataacaagcccaaactatgcttcaatcggttttgtgcattgccctttgtaatgcttggactgttttgcccttgggcccaacatttttttagtttatcttcaagggtaatatggtccttaaacaccttatTAGACCCTCCCAAactcagtttgagccttggacgaaattggttgcatcaaccaacaCAAAGAACCAAACCGGGTGCTAGTTTGTGTAGAaaccatttggattgaatttgaactagcctcctgccatggtttgcaccaccaccccatgccacctccttctccacccaatcatcaagaagtcccatgaccatcatgaaggattttgactcattcTTTCTGcccaaaaagatccaaaaccgaactgattttctgccaccacaaaatcaccttcatccacttgttttcaagggtggtttgagggatcttttgccatccaaatgatgccccTCAACCTGGAGTCATATACAGGACCCTTGTAGCTACTGTGGAGAGGAAATTATGATGGTTTTGGAAACTATTTCATTATGCACAAGTGAGTtaagctcatgcaagcaaatctggaaattttccagatttgacACCTCTCACTTCagccaatcaccaagcacccaagccaacgtcCCTCACCCCTTGACCACCTATAAACACTTCCCTCCCCTTCTCATTTAACCCACACCACAGctccaagcatcatcttgagccttgagagcatttccccctcttagagatcaaaagagtgaaaattGAGTGAGTTTTgatgagttcttgagtgttcttgtgtaaggtagtctagagtgcttggaaggccacgaaatttgtcagttttcttccttttgatcttaaCTAGCATttcaagctttgtttccaagtgttggtacgaaatttggttgagGTTTGAaaaggttatgatgcttaatgcaaaaccgggtcaattaaaggatggtttgaatgattgagtgtttttaattggaaatttagctatgACATGTCCTAAtcatgatttgatattatctatCCATATCCTAGCATGAT
Coding sequences within it:
- the LOC108981613 gene encoding E3 ubiquitin-protein ligase AIP2, with translation MDREEDRLKQELEELQRQLGKKLKFEEAVFTLKSLLRHRSPSASPSLRQLFYSLICRVATVLKTRYTAPGFWLAGLGLFEEAESLLSVPSEKENLKACIVQAREHLHQLSNPSEASESAQNMSSGGYLFEGHLTVDPEPPQPQWLVESNLLTTAATLFAAESSQENNPTTENAASLLQELMSRLGDVLPLIPENDAMPRIAPPASKEVVAKLPVITVTEEILAKLGKEAECAICKENLVVSDKMQELPCKHTFHPPCLKPWLDAHNSCPICRHELQTDDHSYESWKEREKEAEEERKGAANAVRGGEYMYV